AAATACAGAATGAATCAGCCCACTCGAGTTTCTGGTCTGATTTGTGTATACTATAGAAAAACACGTGAACTAAGGAGCATTGCACTATGAATATTAACGCAGTTGACCTCTTCTGTGGGGTAGGTGGATTAACACATGGATTGGAACAATCAGGCATTAACGTTGTCGCTGGAATTGACATTGAAGAAAAATGCCGCTTTCCGTATGAACAAAATAATCACACAATTTTTATTCAAGGTGATTTGAAAAAGATCTCAAGTAAAACTATTGAGTCCCTATATCCGGCCAACACAGATATTAAAATTCTTGCTGGGTGTGCTCCTTGCCAACCATTTTCTTCTTACAGCTATCGTTACAAAGGAACTGACACTTCCGTTAACAAATTAGATCTCTTGGATACATTTGGAAGAATTGTTAAAGATATTCTACCAGACATCGTCTCCATGGAAAACGTTCCACAGTTAGCAAAAGAACCAATTTTCGAAAAATTTATTGCTACCCTAGATTCTCTAGGATACAAAACACGCTGGCATGTCGTATTTGCACCAAAATACGGAGTTCCGCAAAAGCGCAAACGGCTTGTATTATTAGCAAGTCGCGTGGAAGAAGTTGATTTAATTCCTCCTCTCTTCGACGAAGATAATTATCCAACTGTACGTGAGACGATTGGTACGCTTCCACATATTGAATCTGGTGATACCTGTGCAACTGACCCAATGCACAAATCTGTTAAACTTTCTGATCTAAATCTCAAGAGGATAAAACAATCCGTACCTGGTGGAACTTGGCACGACTGGGATCATGATCTTCTACTTGAAGCTTACAAAAAGAAATCAGGACAATCATATACTGCGGTTTACGGTCGAATGGAGTGGAACAAACCAGCACCCACAATAACAACAAAATTCTATGGGTATGGTAACGGCCGTTTCGGTCATCCCGAACAAAATCGCGCTTTGTCTTATCGAGAAGGTGCTATGTTACAGACATTTCCTAAAAAATATGTTTTTTTTGACAATCAACATCCAATTTCGACTCGAGACTTAGGGGTCATGATTGGTAATGCTGTACCAGTAAAATTAGGTGCAGCCATTGGAAAAAGTATACTAAACAGACTATATCAAAATTGGAGGCAATGAATTGAACAAAATAATAGATGATACAAAGCTAAAAGAAGCAGCAAAACAAATCAACTTACTCCAGAAACAAGTTGATTACGATACTCGAGATTATCCAATAAAGTATTTGGTGGACGGCTTTGAAACAGATTTATTTGTAATCCCTAATTATCAGCGTAAGCAAAGCATCTGGCCTCAACATGATAAAGAACGGTTTATCGAATCCTTAATACTTGGTTATCCAATCCCACTTATATTTTTATCAGATACTGAAGACGGTCAACTGGAAATTGTAGATGGCCTTCAGCGAATTACAACTTTAAAAGAATTTATAAACGATGAATTAACTCTGAAAAAAATGGATAAGTTAACCTCTCTTAAAAGCTTCAAATTTACTAACTTGCCGCTTTCCGAACAACGACGCCTAAAGGCTAAACCATTGCGCGTAATTGTTCTGAGAAAAAGTACGGATGAAGAGACCAGAATTGATTTATTTAACAGAATTAACACCTCTGGAACTAATGCAAATCCTGCTGAAATACGAGGCGGATCTCAGGCCCTAAATAAATTTATGGTACTTATAAAAGAATTAGCCAATCATAAAACTTTTTTAGACCTAGTTAATTTATCAGACAACAAGCTTAAAAGGCAAGAAAATGTTGAACTTGTTTCTCGTTTTTTCGCGTTTGCTCATAACTATAAAAAATTCCAACATAATGTAGGTCAGTTTGTGGATGAATATATAAAAATAACTGGAGAAAATTTCAAGTCTAATATGAAAAAAACTTTTTCTGCAGAATTCAAAAATACGATTAATTACATCTCACATAATTACCCACAGGGGGTATTCAAGAATGCGAACGGTCAGACACCTCGTGTCAGATTTGAGGCTCTGACAGTTGGGACATTTTTAGCCTTACAAGAAAACAACAACTTAGAAGTAGATGCAGCTTTCATCAATGAGATGGTTGCCACAGACGAATTCAAGATACTAACAACATCGGATGGTAGTAATTCGCTTAAACGAGTCACTGCACGAATCGAATTTGTAAAAGAATATCTTCTTAGTGGAGAAAATTAGCATGGACTTTGACAAAGAAGGTTACAATGACAAAAAAAAGGAACTAAAGTTTTATTTAAAGTGTTTAAACGCAACGTACGAGATTGAACTTGAGGCAAACTCAGGTATTCCCTATGGAAAACACTTCCAAACAAAATTTTCAAAATATAGCTATGAGCTGGGAGATTTCATAGTAATTTTGAAATCAAACACCTATTTAATGGTATACAACATAGTTGAATCCACAACTCGAGAGTTGATTTCTCACATATACGATGAAGTCAACGGATCTTCCCTACGCTACCAAGATATCAATGACAAACTTCAGATTTTATGGAAAGACTATCATTTTCGCAAAATAGAGTCTGAAATTCATGCTTCGTCACAAACTTTCATTGATACAGCAAGCAAAATGATCGATGAAATATTTAGTGAGAGCTCCATTCAGTTTAATAATGAGGATATATCATTATCAGGTGATGCAGATTTAAGATCTATCTCTAAATTATTTCACTCCCACGGTATTGAGTTGGATAAAAACACAACGAAAAGATACAAATCTGATTTATGGAGTGTTAAAAACTCAAGAAACAGCTTAGCCCATGGTAGACAATCATTTATCGATCTAGGTAGGGACACCACAATCGTAGATCTTGAAAAGATTTCAGATCATATTTTTAAGTTTTTGGAGTATCTAATTCGTATGACCGACAGACTTATTCAGAAAGAATATTTTCAAAATTAAAAAGCACATCCCCTCCCGCCAAGAAGTTGGATGTGCTACACATAAAACATAGTGGAATAATCCACTCTTTTTACATACATAATTTTATCACAACAAAGGAGGTGATGCCGACAAGTCCTTAAAATTCTACCCGCCTAGGTGAAATTTAAGGAGGAAATATTAATGGCAAGTATTACTAAAAGAAATGGCAAGTGGGCCGTCCGCGTTAGTTACTATGACGAATTCGGCAAACGATGCTTTAAAAATAAAAGTGGCTTCACTCGCAAAAAAGAAGCTGAACAATGGGCTACCGAATTAGAGCAAGCTAAGTTTGATAAATCCATTGGTAAAACTGATACAACAATACTCTTTTCAGATTACTATGAACAGTGGTTGGAAACTTATAAATTTGGCAAAGTCGCACGAATTACTGAACAGGAATACCGATACACACTGCGTCAAATAGTTGAACTCTTACCAAAGGTTCAACTATCAGCAATGACCCGGTTACGGTACCAACAGTTCATCAACGACTTTGTTCATGGTAACTCAGAACAACGTGACAAACGTGACCTTAAAGACGACCAGCCCTATCATAGTAAATCATCCGTTGAAAAACTGCACGGCCATATTCACGCCGCTGTTGTAGATGCAGTAGCGGACAGATTAATTAAGTCCGACTTCTGTCTGCATACGGAGTTAGGCGGTCACGCTGGTAAATCAGCACAATTGAAGTATCTTGATGCTGAGGACATGCAGAAACTAGCTGCTGAGGTCAATAAAGACATCAAGCTAACCTCTACCAGTAAATCGATGATCTACACCGGCTTACTAACTGGAATGCGAGTAGCTGAAGTTTCTGCACTCACTTGGCCTGATATTGATTGGCAAAACAAAACTATATGCGTTAATAAGTCATGGGACTATGTTTATGGTCAAACATTCAAGAAAACTAAAACCGAATCCAGTATCCGGACAATCACCGTAACTGACGATCTTTTAAACCATCTGAAAACATTGCACGCTTTACAGATGGCTGCTAAGTTAGCTAACCCTGACCATTTAGTTTTCTGGAATCAACGTGGCCGTATTCCCAGTCCGGGAGCATGCGATAATCTGCTTAAAAAATACCATGACTCATTGGGTATTAAACGAATTAGCTTTCACGGCCTACGTCACACCCATGCTAGTTACCTACTCTACTGTGGTGTAAAGATGGAATACATCTCCAAACGACTAGGTCATAAGAACAGTTCCATCACTCGTAACGTCTATGCTCATATGATTAAAGAAGACCAACGACAGGAAGACGAACGGACCTTAAAAGCCCTCTCTCAGGTCAACTAACATGGTGCACTTTTGGTGCACTCAACAAAAATGATGGCGCTAAAAGGCTTGATATCAATGATACGAGAGTATACTCGAAAGGTTGTACTCTCCTTATTAAAACAGTAGAGACCAGATTCAAAAAATAAGAACCCTGACAAATCAACGTTTGTCAGGGTTCTATTTTTTTAGAAAAGGCTAGAAAGGGATAGAAAAGAAAAGCATTTTGCGCATATTTTGTGCGTAACATCGATTGATACGTATAGGGTTAGCCTTTGTTTGAATTTAGCATTTTGCGCAATTGGTTGAGTACAGGATTTGACAACTTTGATACACCAACGTTTTGAAGGTGCGCGCGCAAAATTATTTAAACGAAAAATCCCCGTACCAGTCAATTAAGACCAGTACGGAGATTAGTGTTTATTTTATGTTTCGGCTAAGCGTAATCGCACTTAATGTAAAACCATCGATGATTGTTCTTTTCTTGACTTCATTTGTAAGACTAGCTTCATTCATTAACCTGTACTCTACTATCTTCTCCGAGGACTGTAGTTTAATTTTTTTCAATTCAGAGAGTTCTACTCGTACAACATGAATTGAACTTTTAATCAAACCAGAATCGGGTTCTACTTCTCCTAAATCAATCGTCTTTATTACAGTCGATAAATTTACATTTAGTTCTTCTTTCAACTCACGTTTGGCTGCTGCTGAATAGTTAACCACCCTACCGTCTATTTCATCTGGCTCAACAAACCCTCTCGGAAACTCCCAATTAAACCGCCCGTCAGACCTTTTAATCTTAATCATTAAATACTGATTTCCAATAGTTGTAACAGTAATTACACCAGCTGTATTTTGTTTTAATGATAAAACCCCATGATTAATATTGATATCATAATAACTGAAGTTTTTCCTACCATTACTGTAATAATCAAAGTCTAGTATCCAAGTTTTATAGCTTTTTGCGCTTTCAACACTTTCATTTAAAAGTTTATACATATGACGAAAATAAACAATGAACACCAGAGCAAATGCCACTATTAGAATGGTAAATAATACTGCCTGTTTGCTTCCCCAATTAACTAGTTTGTAGATACTATGCTCAATCATAATCAGCGGAACCATTGAAAATATCCAAACCCCGTAGAACATACTATCTTCAGTAGAATTAATAGTGTGTTTGAACCATTTTATGATTGACCGCTTCTTACTCTTATTTTCCTTTCCATTTGCCCTATTATTTACCAGCATTTCCTGAATTGTATTTTTCAAATCATCAACTGTCACATACTGGTTTTGATGAGCCATGGCATAGTTAATCACATATATTGCATCCAAATACTGTGTATGCCACCCTCTTAAACTAGCAATTGAAATACATACTATCGCACCAATAACACAAAGTGCCAAGTCTAATATCATCATCATGACTGGCCCACCAAAATTCGCTTGAATCGTGTGATTTGCGGTTATTATAAAACTAATTAATACTGCGTAAAAGGTAACCACCTGATCACGTTTATGTTCTTGTTCACGCAAATGCTCGTTCGTCTGATCATATATTTGCCTTAAGTAGTCTAGAAATACTCTTTTATCTTCATTCATATTCATTAGATAACAACCTTTCGTTAAAGTAATTATACAATAGTCACTAAAGCAAAAAAATCCCCACACCAGCCATTATGCTGAGGTGCAACAATATGCATGGTTGGAAAAATTGGAAAATATGGAAAAAAGTAGTTATCATTGGCATGATACTGCTAGTAGTATATGAACTAGTAACGGCCGTCCAAGCACTGATAAGCTTTATAAAATAAAGAGTGAGAATACGGCTGTAAGTGATGCACGGTCCGGGCAAGCAAAAAAATATGACACTAAACATCCTGAACAGGCGCAACAACGTAAAGCTAAATCAGCAGCACGTAGTTTCATTAAAAATCAGGCTACTCTTGATGATTTAAAAGAATCAGAAGAACTTATTAATGAACATGAAAATGATCTCAAATAGCTTAAAAAATCAGAATCCTAGCTAACCCAACGTTTAGCTAGACTTCTGATTTTTAGTTTGTACTGACAAATTGTCAACCAAGTGCAATCACGTGAAACAAAACTGGTCGAACACTTTAGCCGTACGGAGATTGCTCGTTATGCCTTTAGTAAAAAGTTCTAAGATACATTCTCGTACAGATATAGTAAGATGATGATAGTTCATAGCGAGTACCCTTTTACTTTTCTTAGTCGTTAAGTAATTGTACTCGCTATGAATTTTTTTGTTCAGCTACAGGTTGCACTTCAATTGTAAATTCCTCATCCTAATAATTGTGCAACCAAGCCACGGCCATGCGCACTGCGGCGAGCGACAGGTATTAATTCATCACAAACCACTACCGCTGAATCCACTGCAGCAATACTTAAGGTACCCAATAACGTAATGGGCGATACTGTATCACCAACACGCACTTGCCACTCAAATTGACCAACCAATTGCGTCGCACCAGCCGCTAGCCGTAACCAATATTGGCGGCCATCCAGGGCTTGAAATTTAATTCGTTGACTGGTTAATGCCAAAACCTCACCATTTACCGGTGAATAAACCGCATCATTACTTGGTTGTAATGCTAAGACTGCCGTCGCCGCCGTCATTGCTGGCACTGCTGCTAAATCCACCGTCCGGCCTTGAACAGGTGCCGAAAGTTTCGATAATTGCTGTTGTCGCCAGAATCCCATGAAATGACCCCCTCTATTTTTCTATGCCTTTACTCTAACCTATGAAACCCGTATCAGGTCAAGGCGATAATCAGAATTCCTCAAAAAAAGCGAACCGCTAATAAAACGCGATTCGCTGATAGATTCTTTAATTAAGCTAATTCTTGCATTAATGTTGATAATGCTGGCTGAGTTGCTTCATCCAAAGCATATTGTTGCCGATAACTTGCAATCGTGTCTGCATCAAAATTAGTAGGATCAACGGGCATAAAACTCGTGTCAATTGGATCAACATTCTTAATCTTTGCGTCCAACACGATTGGCAATTTATTCCCAGCGGCTTGAAGTTGGGCAATCTTTGCCATGGCTGCTTTTAATTCGCTCAAATTAGTGGCTTTCAAACCAATAGCGCCCATGTTCTCCGCCATGCCAGCCCAGTCAGCACCAATCAAATCAATCCCGTATGGCGCTTGACCAGCTGCAATCTTTTCATGACCAATATAGCCCAGTGCTTTATTTTCTAGGACCACATTGATTACCGGTAACTGGTATTTCACTTCAGTTAGCAAGTCTGGCATGACCATGGCATAGCCACCATCACCTGAAATGGACCAAACCTGTTGATCAGGATAGCTCAACTTAGCTGCTAAACCAGCTGGCAAACCAAAGCCCATCGTGCCATACCAAGCTGACATAGCAAACCGTTGTTGCTGGTTAAACGGTAATTGTCGAATTGCCCATTCTGTATTATTCCCAACATCTAAGCCAAAGACTGCATCCGGTGTTGCAGCAGCTTTAATCGCTGCCATCACGCCTTCAGCCGCTAAACCAGCATGATCATCTTCAGCTAATTGGATTAACCATTTATCCCAGTTGGCCTTGTCTTGTTTAGCAGCCTGAACAAAGGTTGTTTCAGGACGTGTGATCTTCGTCGCAGCTAAGGCGGTTAAAAACTCACCCGCATCCGCCAAAACAGTTTGATCCGCGTCCCGTTGCTTGCCTAAATCTGCTAAATTATTGTTCACTTGAATAAATTTAATGGTTGCTGGCAGGAAGCGGGCAAAAGGATAGTTGGTCCCAACAAATAAGACTAAATCAGCAGCTTGTGAAACTTCAAAAGCGGCCTTGGTACCCAAACGCCCACGAGATCCCATGAACAATGGATGATCAGTTGGCATCACACCAGTTGCAGGTGCGGTCGTCAACACTGGTAAATTGAATTGTTCGGCAACTTGAACCACCGCTTCACGCTGACCACGAGCTCCCTGACCAACCCACATAATTGGATGCTCAGCTGCTTGTAACTTAGCTGCGACCGTGGTCACATCAGCTGAATCCAATACGGGTTTTTGCATCACTTTAGCTAACGGTGCCGTCTTAAACCCATCAAAATCAATCGTTTGACCTGATAAATCATCCGGTAAAATCACAACCGAAACTGAGTGGGTCGCATAGGCTGAACGAATTGCTTCGTCAACAACATATGGGATTTGTGCTGCATTCGTGACTTGCTTATGAAATTCTGCAACATCCGCAAAGACGGGATCTTGGTTCATTTCTTGGAAAAAGTTCGTATTCATAATCTCCGTTGCGGATTGACCAACTAAGGCTAAAACTGGCACTTTATCCATTTTAGCATCATAAAGGCCATTTAATAAATGTACCGAGCCCGGCCCAGCGGAACCAAAACTAACGCCAATTTTGCCGGTTAACTTTGCATCAGCCACTGCAGCTAAGGCGCCAATCTCTTCATGGCGTACTTGAATATACTTAATTTGTTCACGCTCTTGATATAATCCATCCACAGTATTATTAATTGAATCAGCTGTAATGCCATATAAGTGATCAATTTGCCAGCTTTCTAATACTTTTGCTAACGCTTGACCAGCAGTCATTTTTGTCATGTTTAATTCCCCCTAGATTGTTTGTGTCAATTTTAAGCACATCGTTACTTTAAAGCTAACTGTAAGCCTTGTCAAAATTTTTGTCTAAATCGATTGATAACTTGCCAAATCATCTAGCACATCTTGTAAGGTTATTTTTGCCATGCGACCCTCAGCACTACTTTGAATTTGTTGATAATACGTCGTCATCACTTTCGGAATCACACTACCAACTGGACAAGTTACCGACGTATCTCGGTCAACTGATAATAACTCACGATGCGTGCTAACTGCCAGATAAATCGCTTTTAGGCTAATTGCTGCTGGCTGAAAAGCAAGCTGTGGCTTAGCGATGCCACGGGTTGATTGTAATAAACCAGCCTTTCGTAACTTACTCATCAATCGCCGCACCATCGTTGGATCGGTATTTAAGCTAGCTGCAATGCGGTCGCTCTTTAACTCATCCGCCTGATGGAGAGCCACATAAGCCATGATATGGGTTGCATCACTTAATTGGGTATTTGCCATCATTTTCACCTCAATCTAGGCCCTAATGTTGTGTTAAATAATAGCACATCATAACTAAAAAAACGAGCTTTAGCAACTTGCCAAAGCTCGTTTGGGTCATTGATTGCCCATTTTATAGTCGTTCACGGTTGATACGGGCTTGATTTAGAAACCAATAATCCGCAGCATCCCCCACCAAATGATGATAGGGTACTGGTGTAATCCCTTGTTGGACTAACTGTTGCGCTAAATAGTTCCGTAAGATCCAAGGGTCTTCAATCCGCTGCACCTTCAATGCTAACACGGCTTTAATCCGTTCTGGCGTTGTTTGTAACGCTACCGCAACTTGTGCGCATGATAACCCGCTACGGGTAAAATTCGCTTGTAACTCTTGGCTAGTCGTTTGACGTTCAACTGGATTTAATGACATTTAATCAGCGGTCCCTTCCAATAAAGCTTGCATGACTTGTAATAGTGGTGCTTGTAACTGTGTCTGTTGTGCTGTTGTTAGGCCACCTTGAACTCGTTGGTCCAAAGCGGCAAAACTTAACTTGATTTTTTGACTTAACGCCGTCCCGGTAACTGTCAAAAATAGCTGTTTTTCGCGATCATTCGCCGGTGCCGACCGCCGTTCAATAAGTTGTCGCTGGCTTAGCCCTTTTAATAAATTAGAGGTACTGGCCGCTTGCCGATTCAGGTGGTCTCCAACTGCCCGCTGGTTCGTTCCAGGGTGATGATGAATATAAGTTAAGGTACGTGCTTGCTCAGGATTTATCCTCCATTGTTTCAATTGACGACTCAACTGCTGCTCTTCTAATTTGGCAATTTGATAAATCAAACTGGCCAATGATGGTTGCGTCTGCATAACTTGTAGCCTCCTTACTACCATGACTATCATAACACCGATAGTTTTAATCACAAGTGTTTTAGATAAAACTATTAACTAAACCAATAGCGCTGAACAGCCGACTAAGTAACGTCTGAAAGCCGATACGCCGTTCAGTCACAACTAAAAAGTGTGCTACTTTGAGTTAATCTTCAAAGTAGCACACTTTTTTCATTTCTTAAAATTCCATCAAGCTTAATTTATCGTAACCTTTTAGCTTGTCGTCACCGTGTAACGCTTTTAATTCGACTAAGAAAGCCGTACCGACCACGTTACCACCCAACTCTTCTACGAGCTTGATTGTTGCGGAAATGGTCCCACCAGTTGCTAATAAATCATCTGTCACCAAGACATTTTGACCTGGTTTAATCGCATCTTTATGCAAATAAAGGGCTGATTGGCCATATTCTAAGTCATAAGTTGCTTTCACGGTTGCCCGTGGTAACTTTCCCTTTTTACGGGCAGGTGCAAATCCCACGCCTAATTCATAGGCAACTGGGCAACCCACGATAAAGCCCCGCGCTTCTGGTCCAACAATCATATCAACATGCTTATCACGCGCAAACTTGACGATTTGGTCAGTCGCTTCACGGTAGGCTTCACCATCCGCCATTAAAGGCGAAATATCCCGAAAGATAATCCCAGGTTCTGGATAATCGGGAATACTTGCAACATACTTTGTTAAATCTAATGCCATTGCTTAATAACAGCTCCTTCAATTCTTCTCTGCGGCTTGATTTTTTACCCAGGTTTGGAGGGCCGCAGATTTACTATACAAAAGCGTTTCTTCAGCGACGATTTGTTGCTCACGTAACTGATAACTAGGGGCGTGATGTAAGTCCGCTTTAGGCGGATTCGAAACGCCATTCATGACACCATCATTTATTTTAACAAATCCGACCTCAAAAAACACCTGTATCATAAAAATAAGCAAATTTCGTTGTAAATGTAAGTGACTAGCAACTAATGATAATTGATGATGAATGTCCACATCTTGCTGGGTCATCGCAAATTTATATAAATTCGCAAATTGTGTTCGGCTTGGCATTCCTGCTAAATAGAGCGACTCCCGCCGATATAAATACAAAGTTAATTGATTAAGCGGCAAGGCGGTTAATACAGCCGTTAAATCGGCCAAGGTATCCGGACAATCCACTACAAAGACCGGCTGATCTGGCTTAATCGCACTAAAATCAGTGGTCTGATCATTCACTAAAATTGCTTGCGCACTTGGATTTAAATAATCCGACAACCGTTTCAACAATGCAGCATGGAAAAATAAATAAATCCCCGGCGTACTAAAATTAGTTGCAGCCAAATGTTGCGTTCGGACATCAATCACTTGCGACCCCGTAATGGCTAAATCTTTAATCATAATCTGCGGCGTCGTCCGTCCATTCCATGTATTGGCATTTAGTTCACCAACCACACTAACATCCGTTGGGCTAGCCTGAATAGCTGGCGCTGCAGCCCCCATTGAAAAGGCAATCGCATCTACTTGTTGCTTACCATCACTTAATTGTAACTTTAAATGCTGATGTTCCGACCCAATGGCCCGTACTTGTGGGACTGCGGTTGGTTTTAATTCAAAGAGTGGCGCTGGATTATCCGTGCCAAATGGTGCGAGACGTTTGAGTGCCGTCAGTGTTGCTAGCGAAGCCGCTTCAATAGTCAATTCACCGGCCAAGTTTAGCTTTGGTTGCGCATTTTCAGCCAAAGCTTGCGACGCAGCTGCCGTTTCTAGTGCCGCTTTAAGTTCAGCTAATTGATCAGTCATCACGGTTAACCCAACGGCCATATGATGCCCACCAAAAGCTACTAGATTTTCCCGAATTGGATCAATCGCCGCAAATAGATTATAGGCCTCGATACTCCGACCACTGCCCTTCAAGCGACCGTTTTCGTCCGCATTTAAGACTAAGGTTGGTTTACCGGTACTTTCCACAATCCGACTCGCAACAATCCCAAGAACGCCTTCGTGCCAATCGTGACCCGTAATAACCAAAGTTTGTCGTGCTTGGTTTTCAGCTGCTTGGGCTTGGGCCAACGCTTGATCCGCAATATCATGAACTAAGCTTTGTCGTTGTTCATTCAACTGATTGATTTGAGTGGCTAACTCAGTTGCACGGGCCTCATCCAAAGTCGTTAATAATTCTACGCCAGACTGCGCCGATTGTAGCCGCCCCAAAGCATTCAGCCGCGGCGCAATCCCAAATCCAATACTGGTTTCATCGAGCTGATCCGGCGTAAGCCCGGCTG
This region of Lactobacillus sp. CBA3605 genomic DNA includes:
- a CDS encoding DUF2316 family protein, with translation MSLNPVERQTTSQELQANFTRSGLSCAQVAVALQTTPERIKAVLALKVQRIEDPWILRNYLAQQLVQQGITPVPYHHLVGDAADYWFLNQARINRERL
- a CDS encoding MarR family winged helix-turn-helix transcriptional regulator gives rise to the protein MQTQPSLASLIYQIAKLEEQQLSRQLKQWRINPEQARTLTYIHHHPGTNQRAVGDHLNRQAASTSNLLKGLSQRQLIERRSAPANDREKQLFLTVTGTALSQKIKLSFAALDQRVQGGLTTAQQTQLQAPLLQVMQALLEGTAD
- a CDS encoding DUF262 domain-containing protein: MNKIIDDTKLKEAAKQINLLQKQVDYDTRDYPIKYLVDGFETDLFVIPNYQRKQSIWPQHDKERFIESLILGYPIPLIFLSDTEDGQLEIVDGLQRITTLKEFINDELTLKKMDKLTSLKSFKFTNLPLSEQRRLKAKPLRVIVLRKSTDEETRIDLFNRINTSGTNANPAEIRGGSQALNKFMVLIKELANHKTFLDLVNLSDNKLKRQENVELVSRFFAFAHNYKKFQHNVGQFVDEYIKITGENFKSNMKKTFSAEFKNTINYISHNYPQGVFKNANGQTPRVRFEALTVGTFLALQENNNLEVDAAFINEMVATDEFKILTTSDGSNSLKRVTARIEFVKEYLLSGEN
- a CDS encoding DNA cytosine methyltransferase; this translates as MNINAVDLFCGVGGLTHGLEQSGINVVAGIDIEEKCRFPYEQNNHTIFIQGDLKKISSKTIESLYPANTDIKILAGCAPCQPFSSYSYRYKGTDTSVNKLDLLDTFGRIVKDILPDIVSMENVPQLAKEPIFEKFIATLDSLGYKTRWHVVFAPKYGVPQKRKRLVLLASRVEEVDLIPPLFDEDNYPTVRETIGTLPHIESGDTCATDPMHKSVKLSDLNLKRIKQSVPGGTWHDWDHDLLLEAYKKKSGQSYTAVYGRMEWNKPAPTITTKFYGYGNGRFGHPEQNRALSYREGAMLQTFPKKYVFFDNQHPISTRDLGVMIGNAVPVKLGAAIGKSILNRLYQNWRQ
- a CDS encoding PTS glucose transporter subunit IIA encodes the protein MGFWRQQQLSKLSAPVQGRTVDLAAVPAMTAATAVLALQPSNDAVYSPVNGEVLALTSQRIKFQALDGRQYWLRLAAGATQLVGQFEWQVRVGDTVSPITLLGTLSIAAVDSAVVVCDELIPVARRSAHGRGLVAQLLG
- a CDS encoding MAE_28990/MAE_18760 family HEPN-like nuclease; this encodes MDFDKEGYNDKKKELKFYLKCLNATYEIELEANSGIPYGKHFQTKFSKYSYELGDFIVILKSNTYLMVYNIVESTTRELISHIYDEVNGSSLRYQDINDKLQILWKDYHFRKIESEIHASSQTFIDTASKMIDEIFSESSIQFNNEDISLSGDADLRSISKLFHSHGIELDKNTTKRYKSDLWSVKNSRNSLAHGRQSFIDLGRDTTIVDLEKISDHIFKFLEYLIRMTDRLIQKEYFQN
- a CDS encoding Rrf2 family transcriptional regulator → MANTQLSDATHIMAYVALHQADELKSDRIAASLNTDPTMVRRLMSKLRKAGLLQSTRGIAKPQLAFQPAAISLKAIYLAVSTHRELLSVDRDTSVTCPVGSVIPKVMTTYYQQIQSSAEGRMAKITLQDVLDDLASYQSI
- a CDS encoding site-specific integrase, translating into MASITKRNGKWAVRVSYYDEFGKRCFKNKSGFTRKKEAEQWATELEQAKFDKSIGKTDTTILFSDYYEQWLETYKFGKVARITEQEYRYTLRQIVELLPKVQLSAMTRLRYQQFINDFVHGNSEQRDKRDLKDDQPYHSKSSVEKLHGHIHAAVVDAVADRLIKSDFCLHTELGGHAGKSAQLKYLDAEDMQKLAAEVNKDIKLTSTSKSMIYTGLLTGMRVAEVSALTWPDIDWQNKTICVNKSWDYVYGQTFKKTKTESSIRTITVTDDLLNHLKTLHALQMAAKLANPDHLVFWNQRGRIPSPGACDNLLKKYHDSLGIKRISFHGLRHTHASYLLYCGVKMEYISKRLGHKNSSITRNVYAHMIKEDQRQEDERTLKALSQVN
- a CDS encoding NUDIX hydrolase — protein: MNMNEDKRVFLDYLRQIYDQTNEHLREQEHKRDQVVTFYAVLISFIITANHTIQANFGGPVMMMILDLALCVIGAIVCISIASLRGWHTQYLDAIYVINYAMAHQNQYVTVDDLKNTIQEMLVNNRANGKENKSKKRSIIKWFKHTINSTEDSMFYGVWIFSMVPLIMIEHSIYKLVNWGSKQAVLFTILIVAFALVFIVYFRHMYKLLNESVESAKSYKTWILDFDYYSNGRKNFSYYDININHGVLSLKQNTAGVITVTTIGNQYLMIKIKRSDGRFNWEFPRGFVEPDEIDGRVVNYSAAAKRELKEELNVNLSTVIKTIDLGEVEPDSGLIKSSIHVVRVELSELKKIKLQSSEKIVEYRLMNEASLTNEVKKRTIIDGFTLSAITLSRNIK
- a CDS encoding thiamine pyrophosphate-dependent enzyme is translated as MTKMTAGQALAKVLESWQIDHLYGITADSINNTVDGLYQEREQIKYIQVRHEEIGALAAVADAKLTGKIGVSFGSAGPGSVHLLNGLYDAKMDKVPVLALVGQSATEIMNTNFFQEMNQDPVFADVAEFHKQVTNAAQIPYVVDEAIRSAYATHSVSVVILPDDLSGQTIDFDGFKTAPLAKVMQKPVLDSADVTTVAAKLQAAEHPIMWVGQGARGQREAVVQVAEQFNLPVLTTAPATGVMPTDHPLFMGSRGRLGTKAAFEVSQAADLVLFVGTNYPFARFLPATIKFIQVNNNLADLGKQRDADQTVLADAGEFLTALAATKITRPETTFVQAAKQDKANWDKWLIQLAEDDHAGLAAEGVMAAIKAAATPDAVFGLDVGNNTEWAIRQLPFNQQQRFAMSAWYGTMGFGLPAGLAAKLSYPDQQVWSISGDGGYAMVMPDLLTEVKYQLPVINVVLENKALGYIGHEKIAAGQAPYGIDLIGADWAGMAENMGAIGLKATNLSELKAAMAKIAQLQAAGNKLPIVLDAKIKNVDPIDTSFMPVDPTNFDADTIASYRQQYALDEATQPALSTLMQELA